A window of Coturnix japonica isolate 7356 chromosome 2, Coturnix japonica 2.1, whole genome shotgun sequence contains these coding sequences:
- the LOC107310210 gene encoding cytochrome P450 7A1 produces the protein MFIAPWIWGTVITVCCTFWFLFGRRRRRRQGEPPLENGFLPYLGCALQFGANPLEFLREKQKKHGHIFTCQVAGKYIHFLTDPFSYHSLIRQGKHLDWKKFHFATSAKAFGHGSIDPAEGNTTENFHHTFIRTLQGNALDALIEAMMENLQYVMLQSRASKLQPNTWVTEGLYTFCCQVMFESGFLTLFGKEFNPNHDKNLSKRETERARILNALENFKEFDKIFPALVAGLPIHLFKSAHSAREKLGEALLHKNLLKRDNLSELVMLRMFLNDTLSTFDDMEKAKTHVAVLWASQANTIPATFWSLFYLLKNPEAMRAATKEVQSTLESAGEKISLDGNYISLNRKQLDNMPVLDSIIKEAMRLSSASMTFRVAKEDFTLHLEDSFYNIRKDDIVALYPQLLHFDPEIYADPLTFKYDRYLSENKEEKTDFYRNGRKLKYYYMPFGAGIAKCPGRLFAVHEIKQFLVLIFSYFEIDLVDSNVQCPSLDQSRAGLGILQPSNDIDFRYRLKCL, from the exons ATGTTCATAGCACCATGGATCTGGGGAACAGTGATAACAGTCTGTTGCactttttggtttctttttgggaggaggagaaggag GCGCCAAGGAGAGCCACCACTTGAAAACGGGTTCCTTCCATACCTGGGCTGTGCCTTGCAGTTTGGTGCCAACCCCCTCGAATTCctcagggaaaaacagaagaagcatGGCCACATTTTCACTTGTCAAGTAGCAGGGAAATATATTCATTTCCTCACTGACCCTTTTTCATACCATTCACTGATACGCCAGGGAAAACACTTGGACTGGAAAAAGTTCCATTTTGCTACTTCTGCCAAG GCTTTTGGGCATGGTAGCATTGACCCAGCAGAAGGAAACACCACTGAAAATTTTCATCATACCTTCATTAGAACCCTTCAAGGTAATGCCCTCGATGCCCTCATCGAAGCAATGATGGAAAATCTACAATACGTCATGCTGCAGTCAAGAGCATCTAAACTTCAGCCTAACACCTGGGTTACAGAAGGACTTTACACATTCTGTTGCCAGGTGATGTTTGAATCTGGCTTTCTAACACTTTTTGGTAAAGAGTTTAACCCAAATCATGACAAAAATCTATCAAAGCGGGAAACAGAGAGAGCTCGTATCCTAAATGCCCTCGAAAACTTCAAGGAATTCGATAAGATCTTCCCAGCCCTTGTGGCAGGGCTGCCTATCCATCTATTCAAGAGTGCCCATAGTGCCCGTGAGAAGCTGGGAGAGGCTCTGCTCCACAAGAACCTCCTGAAAAGGGACAACCTCTCTGAGCTTGTCATGCTCCGCATGTTCCTGAATGACACTCTGTCAACCTTTGATGACATGGAAAAAGCGAAGACCCATGTGGCAGTGCTCTGGGCCTCTCAAGCTAACACCATTCCTGCTACTTTTTGGAGCTTGTTCTACCTTCTTAA GAATCCAGAAGCAATGAGAGCTGCTACCAAAGAAGTGCAAAGTACTTTGGAAAGTGCTGGAGAGAAGATAAGCTTAGATGGCAACTATATTTCATTGAACCGAAAACAGCTGGATAATATGCCAGTGCTAG ACAGCATCATCAAGGAGGCAATGAGGTTATCGAGTGCATCCATGACTTTCCGAGTTGCTAAGGAGGATTTCACTTTGCATTTAGAGGACAGTTTTTACAACATTCGCAAGGATGATATTGTAGCTCTTTATCCTCAACTGTTGCATTTTGATCCAGAAATCTATGCTGATCCTTTG ACATTCAAATACGATCGTTATCTCAGTGAGAAcaaagaagagaagactgaCTTCTACCGCAACGGTCGCAAGTTGAAGTATTATTATATGCCATTTGGAGCAGGAATAGCAAAATGCCCTGGGAGGTTATTTGCTGTCCatgaaattaaacaatttttggttctaatattttcatattttgagATAGATCTCGTTGACAGTAATGTGCAGTGTCCTTCTTTAGATCAATCCCGTGCAGGACTGGGTATTTTGCAACCATCCAATGACATTGACTTCAGGTACAGACTAAAATGCCTATGA
- the SDCBP gene encoding syntenin-1 isoform X2, with product MSLYPSLEDLKVDKVIQAQTAFSSNPANPAILSEASGPVPHDGGKVMLVPQVIPELSQYMGLSLSEEEVQRNLPVAQPQSQLVTRSPANYMVAPVTGNDIGIRRAEIKQGIRETILCKDQDGKIGLRLKSVDNGIFVQLVQANSPASLAGLRFGDQVLQINGDNCAGWSSDKAHKVLKQASGERISMIVRDRPFERIITMHKDSTGHVGFIFKNGKITSIVKDSSAARNGLLTEHNICEINGQNVIGLKDPQIADILATAGSVVTITIMPSSIYEYIIKRMATSIMKSLMDHSVPEV from the exons ATGTCTCTCTATCCTTCCCTAGAAGATCTGAAGGTGGACAAAGTTATTCAG GCTCAGACTGCCTTCTCTTCAAACCCAGCTAATCCAGCAATCTTGTCTGAAGCTTCTGGTCCTGTTCCTCATGATGGAGGTAAGGTCAT GCTTGTACCCCAGGTTATACCAGAACTTTCTCAGTACATGGGTCTGAGCCTCAGTGAGGAAGAGGTGCAGAGAAACTTGCCAGTTGCTCAGCCTCAGAGT cAACTGGTAACACGATCACCTGCTAATTATATGGTAGCTCCAGTGACTGGAAATGATATTGGAATTCGCAGAGCAGAAATTAAGCAAGGCATCCGTGAAACAATTTTGTGTAAAGATCAAGATGGAAAAATTGGACTTCGCCTGAAGTCTGTTGACAAC GGAATATTTGTCCAATTAGTACAAGCAAACTCTCCAGCGTCTCTGGCTGGTCTACGGTTTGGGGACCAAGTTCTGCAGATCAACGGTGACAACTGTGCAGGATGGAGTTCTGATAAAGCACATAAAGTGCTGAAACAGGCTTCTGGGGAGAGGATTTCAATGATCGTTCGGGACAG GCCTTTTGAACGTATCATTACTATGCATAAGGACAGCACAGGGCACGTTGGATTCATATtcaagaatggaaaaataacgTCAATAGTGAAAGACAGCTCTGCTGCGAGAAATGGACTTCTTACAGAGCACAACATCTGTGAAATTAATGGCCAGAATGTAATTGGATTGAAG GACCCTCAGATTGCAGACATCTTGGCAACAGCTGGAAGTGTAGTGACAATTACCATCATGCCCTCAAGTATTTACGAGTATATAATAAAGAG gATGGCAACAAGCATCATGAAAAGCCTCATGGATCACTCTGTTCCTGAAGTCTAA
- the SDCBP gene encoding syntenin-1 isoform X1: MGLSLSEEEVQRNLPVAQPQSQLVTRSPANYMVAPVTGNDIGIRRAEIKQGIRETILCKDQDGKIGLRLKSVDNGIFVQLVQANSPASLAGLRFGDQVLQINGDNCAGWSSDKAHKVLKQASGERISMIVRDRPFERIITMHKDSTGHVGFIFKNGKITSIVKDSSAARNGLLTEHNICEINGQNVIGLKDPQIADILATAGSVVTITIMPSSIYEYIIKRMATSIMKSLMDHSVPEV; encoded by the exons ATGGGTCTGAGCCTCAGTGAGGAAGAGGTGCAGAGAAACTTGCCAGTTGCTCAGCCTCAGAGT cAACTGGTAACACGATCACCTGCTAATTATATGGTAGCTCCAGTGACTGGAAATGATATTGGAATTCGCAGAGCAGAAATTAAGCAAGGCATCCGTGAAACAATTTTGTGTAAAGATCAAGATGGAAAAATTGGACTTCGCCTGAAGTCTGTTGACAAC GGAATATTTGTCCAATTAGTACAAGCAAACTCTCCAGCGTCTCTGGCTGGTCTACGGTTTGGGGACCAAGTTCTGCAGATCAACGGTGACAACTGTGCAGGATGGAGTTCTGATAAAGCACATAAAGTGCTGAAACAGGCTTCTGGGGAGAGGATTTCAATGATCGTTCGGGACAG GCCTTTTGAACGTATCATTACTATGCATAAGGACAGCACAGGGCACGTTGGATTCATATtcaagaatggaaaaataacgTCAATAGTGAAAGACAGCTCTGCTGCGAGAAATGGACTTCTTACAGAGCACAACATCTGTGAAATTAATGGCCAGAATGTAATTGGATTGAAG GACCCTCAGATTGCAGACATCTTGGCAACAGCTGGAAGTGTAGTGACAATTACCATCATGCCCTCAAGTATTTACGAGTATATAATAAAGAG gATGGCAACAAGCATCATGAAAAGCCTCATGGATCACTCTGTTCCTGAAGTCTAA